A genomic stretch from Lathyrus oleraceus cultivar Zhongwan6 chromosome 2, CAAS_Psat_ZW6_1.0, whole genome shotgun sequence includes:
- the LOC127122306 gene encoding uncharacterized protein LOC127122306, whose amino-acid sequence MGSNKKSTYSFKFRNPKLGLIKGLISDVKKIRRNNFCVEYGDLLTIMNTEVEAWAIFTLAQFYDPPLRCFTFQDFQLAPTLGEFSHIADIGIKDEVPYTGLGEFPTHQQIGSSIHLDKAEVKANLGPKGDTLGFTLKFLVGKASDFKSKEDWVAFNVVLALILYGIVLFPNIDDFVDMTAIRIFLLKNPIPTLLADVYHSIHWRNEKKGGMIQCCAPLLYK is encoded by the coding sequence ATGGGTAGCAATAAAAAAAGTACTTATTCATTCAAGTTCAGGAATCCAAAGCTAGGATTGATTAAGGGATTGATCTCAGATGTGAAAAAAATCAGAAggaacaacttttgtgttgagtACGGTGATCTGTTAACTATCATGAACACCGAGGTGGAGGCTTGGGCCATTTTTACTTTGgcacaattctatgatcctccctTGCGGTGTTTCACATTCCAGGACTTCCAATTGGCGCCAACACTAGGAGAGTTCTCACATATAGCAGACATTGGTATCAAGGATGAAGTCCCTTACACCGGTCTAGGGGAATTTCCTACACATCAACAAATAGGTTCATCTATACATCTGGATAAAGCGGAAGTGAAAGCTAATCTTGGACCAAAAGGAGACACTTTGGGCTTCACTTTGAAGTTCTTAGTGGGAAAAGCTTCAGATTTCAAAAGTAAAGAAGATTGGGTCGCTTTCAATGTTGTGTTAGCCTTGATactctatgggattgtcttgttcccgaacATTGATGACTTCGTGGACATGACTGCTATACGCATTTTCTTGCTTAAGAATCCCATCCCCACCTTGCTTGCAGATGTTTATCACTCCATCCATTGGAGAAATGAGAAGAAGGGGGGGATGATCCAGTGTTGCGCTCCTTTACTGTATAAATGA